A portion of the Shewanella sp. SNU WT4 genome contains these proteins:
- the pgeF gene encoding peptidoglycan editing factor PgeF, with translation MLPSHWLLPANVGMALTQRSNGHSLAPWNSFNLGDHVGDNPIHVVANRLRLHKDLGLSSPPAWLTQVHGTAVLELPLAGDNIADGSYSREQGLVCCVMTADCLPVLLCDNAGTEVAALHAGWRGLCDGILEVGVARFMAEAHELRAYFGPCIGPQAFEVGAEVKAAFVSRHTEDAGAFKPNANGKFLADLTLLAQNRLARLGVTQFYHSHQCTFALAADYFSYRRDGVTGRQASLIWLKD, from the coding sequence ATGCTGCCAAGTCATTGGTTGTTACCTGCAAATGTCGGTATGGCGTTAACTCAACGGAGTAACGGCCATAGCTTGGCACCTTGGAATAGTTTCAATCTTGGCGATCATGTGGGGGATAACCCTATCCATGTGGTTGCCAATCGTCTGCGCTTACATAAAGACTTGGGCTTATCATCACCTCCAGCTTGGTTAACTCAAGTACATGGCACTGCCGTGCTTGAATTGCCGTTAGCGGGCGATAATATTGCCGATGGCAGCTATTCGCGCGAACAAGGTCTGGTGTGCTGCGTAATGACAGCTGACTGCTTACCTGTATTGTTATGTGATAATGCTGGCACTGAAGTTGCGGCTTTACATGCAGGCTGGCGCGGTTTATGTGATGGTATTTTAGAGGTAGGCGTTGCCAGATTTATGGCAGAAGCCCATGAGCTTAGAGCCTATTTTGGCCCTTGTATCGGCCCACAAGCCTTTGAAGTCGGCGCCGAAGTAAAAGCCGCTTTTGTCAGTCGTCATACTGAAGATGCTGGTGCTTTTAAGCCAAATGCCAATGGTAAATTTTTAGCTGATTTAACTTTGCTGGCGCAAAATCGCTTAGCGCGCCTTGGTGTCACACAGTTTTACCATAGTCATCAGTGTACTTTTGCCTTAGCTGCAGATTATTTTTCCTATCGCCGTGATGGTGTTACCGGGCGTCAAGCATCATTAATTTGGCTTAAAGATTGA
- the rluD gene encoding 23S rRNA pseudouridine(1911/1915/1917) synthase RluD produces MTQQINLKSEISASQTGLRLDQAVAELFPDYSRTRIKEWIVSGAVYVDGIAVTKPREKVLESQIIEVEATLEEEVVAEAQAMDLDIVYEDDDIMVINKPAGLVVHPGAGNHNGTLMNALLHHCPDIELVPRAGIVHRLDKDTTGLMVVAKTVEAQTHLVAALQEREITREYEAIVTGTMTAGGTVDEPIARHATKRTHMAVIHNGRPSVTHYRVSEKFRAHTRLRLRLETGRTHQIRVHMAHIGHVLVGDPVYGGRPRPPKAASPEFMEVLRGFKRQALHAVRLELYHPITGFLMSWQAPIPDDMVQLTKALRADTEAHPMEYI; encoded by the coding sequence ATGACTCAACAGATTAATCTAAAAAGCGAGATCTCAGCAAGCCAAACTGGACTGAGATTAGATCAAGCAGTCGCTGAATTATTTCCAGACTATTCGCGCACCCGTATCAAGGAATGGATTGTATCCGGTGCTGTCTATGTCGATGGTATTGCAGTGACCAAGCCTAGAGAAAAAGTGCTTGAATCTCAAATTATTGAGGTTGAAGCGACTCTTGAAGAAGAAGTGGTTGCTGAAGCGCAGGCCATGGATTTAGATATCGTCTATGAAGATGACGATATTATGGTGATCAATAAGCCTGCAGGCTTAGTGGTTCACCCAGGCGCTGGCAATCACAACGGCACGTTAATGAATGCCTTGCTGCATCATTGTCCTGACATTGAATTAGTGCCACGCGCTGGTATTGTTCATCGTCTTGATAAAGACACCACAGGTTTAATGGTTGTAGCTAAAACAGTGGAAGCTCAGACTCACTTAGTGGCAGCGCTGCAAGAGCGTGAAATCACTCGTGAATATGAAGCCATTGTTACAGGCACTATGACAGCTGGCGGCACTGTGGATGAGCCGATTGCGCGTCACGCCACTAAGCGTACCCACATGGCCGTTATCCATAATGGTCGTCCATCGGTCACCCATTATCGCGTGTCAGAAAAATTCAGAGCCCATACTCGTTTACGTTTGCGCTTAGAAACGGGTCGTACTCACCAAATCCGTGTTCATATGGCGCATATCGGCCATGTGCTGGTGGGTGACCCTGTGTATGGTGGTCGTCCTCGTCCACCAAAAGCGGCAAGCCCTGAGTTTATGGAAGTATTGCGTGGCTTTAAGCGTCAAGCGCTGCATGCTGTGCGCTTAGAGCTATACCACCCGATCACAGGGTTCTTAATGAGCTGGCAAGCGCCTATTCCTGATGACATGGTGCAACTGACTAAAGCGCTGCGAGCTGACACTGAAGCTCACCCAATGGAATATATCTAA